The following coding sequences lie in one Mercenaria mercenaria strain notata chromosome 5, MADL_Memer_1, whole genome shotgun sequence genomic window:
- the LOC123556245 gene encoding uncharacterized protein LOC123556245 gives MESSDLNSINDVEVDEASIHLSAEEVTCDKERHFAGTTQEYPIRYPPEFIATKLPTNIGQTTSVDLYQCSMNKIDYGSGSDSAEEEHSPYSSTEKLKYEGFAPTGNLEETLTLREKPTIPPNANDVTRNMRSQCSQINIAQHKSGPLEQEMGDNVATEALVPTSSIRERATYREMSRPNVMPRGEMETPLNDNVTTQGIIDIPDIQGPNNSMSDVNIRLATFSSHATDWPHKNPSPEQTARAGMIFKGVFTIKGKEIYDMVECYKCGKTLYGFTENDDPVEEHKRFYPHCE, from the exons ATGGAATCATCAGATCTGAATTCAATTAACGATGTTGAAGTTGATGAAGCAAGCATTCATCTTTCCGCAGAAGAAGTAACATGTGATAAAGAAAGACATTTTGCAGGTACCACACAAGAATATCCTATAAGGTATCCTCCAGAATTCATAGCTACCAAGCTCCCAACAAATATCGGTCAAACAACAAGTGTTGACTTATATCAATGCTCCATGAATAAGATAGACTATGGGTCCGGTTCTGATTCTGCTGAAGAAGAGCATAGTCCCTACAGTTCTACAGAAAAACTTAAATACGAAGGTTTTGCTCCAACTGGAAACCTGGAAGAGACACTTACCTTAAGGGAAAAACCTACCATACCTCCCAATGCTAACGACGTAACTAGGAACATGAGGTCACAATGTTCGCAAATTAATATAGCTCAACATAAATCAGGACCACTGGAACAGGAAATGGGTGACAATGTGGCAACAGAAGCTCTTGTTCCGACAAGCTCAATAAGAGAAAGGGCTACCTACAGGGAAATGTCAAGACCTAATGTAATGCCTCGTGGTGAGATGGAAACACCGTTAAATGATAACGTCACCACTCAGGGGATTATAGATATACCAGACATCCAGGGCCCGAACAACAGCATGTCAGACGTAAATATACGGTTGGCAACGTTCTCTTCTCATGCCACAGATTGgccacataaaaatccttcacCGGAACAGACGGCAAGAGCTGGAATGATATTTAAAG GTGTGTTTACCATAAAGGGGAAGGAGATTTATGACATGGTTGAGTGCTACAAGTGCGGCAAAACGCTATATGGTTTCACTGAAAATGATGATCCAGTTGAGGAACACAAGAGATTCTATCCGCATTGTGAATAA